CACGCTCAAGATGAATCTCTCCGCCGTCCGCGGGCAGATCGAACTGTACCGCCTGCACCACGGCGGCGCGTTTCCGACGGACCTGGTGCGGCAGATCACCACGCGGACCGATCCCCAAGGCAATCCCGGGACCGAATGCGGCCCGTATCTGGCCCAGTTCCCGGTCAATCCGTTCGTGGCTGCCGCGGCCGACGAAGTGGACGACGCCAAAGGCGGCGGCAACAAGGGCTGGTACTACAATCCCGCCACGGGCGAGTTTACGCCTGACGACGACGCGCATCTTGCCCTCTGAACAACTCACCACAGAGGCACAGAGGCCCAGAGAAAGACGGGGAACGATTTTGCCACAATGGTCTCAAAGAGCCCAAACGCAAGGGATGGAGTGTTTCATCCCTTCTTGGCCTTTGTATCATCCTCCGTGCCCTCTGTGGCTCTGTGGTAAGTTTCTCAGGAACCGCAAGAGCCTTCGTGCGTCGAAGAGGCAGAGGTACTTGCCGCCGCCGGCGCGGCCGGTCACAATGGACGCACTGCAGGACTTCAGAAAGGTTCTCCCATGAGGCGACTCAAGAAGCTTGTCACATCGGTTCTCGTGCTGGCCGTTGCGGCCCTTTCGCTGGCGACGCTCGAGGCCCAGCAGGCCCAGACGCCGTCGGGCCTGCGCAGCCGCGCGCAGAAGCTCCAGCGAGACGGCAACTACAAAGATGCATACGAGCTGTTCTCACGCCTGGCGAAGAAGGAGTCTGACGACCCGGCTCAGACCCCCAGCGACCTGCACAACGCCGTGGCGTGCCTGGCCAACCTCAACCGCTACGACCAGGCCGACGCCTTCGTCGAAGACGTCATCAAGGCCCGCGCCGGCCAGTGGCGCACGCTGCAGGCGGCGGGGCAGATCTACCTCAACACGCTGCCGCACTACGGGTACATCATCGCCGGAAAGTTCGAGCGCGGCCATCATCGCGGCGGCGGGCAATACACCTACTCCTACGAGCGCGACCGCGTGCGGGCCCTGCAGCTCATGCAGCAGGCGATGGAGCAGATCAAGGCCGGCGACGACAAGGGCGAGGTCGCGAGCTTCTACTGGAACCTGGCCCAGATGCTGCTGGGCAACCGCGGATGGCAGGAGTCGTGGCGGTTGCAGTATCTGACGGACCTCAAGGAACTGCCCGACTACGGCGAGGGCGCCGACCGCGAGCCCCCGCAGGGCGCGCCGGTGGACGAGAACGGCGTCCCCGTCTATTACACCGTCCCCGAAAGCTGGGCCAAGGCCGCCAACGACGGCCAGCGCTGGCGCTGGGCCCTGGCGGAAGTGGCGCGGAACAACCCGGCGATGATCTCGCAGGTCGATTACCACTTCGCCCAGTTCCTGCAGGCCCAGTTCGGCGTCCAGACGCTGCAGGAGTACCGCTGGTTCTTCGGCCGCTTCGACAGCGACGACACCAGCAAGAAGAACGAGTCGGGCACCTGGGCCCTGCACACCCTGGGCGAGGACGAGACCATCGCCAAGCTGGCCACAGGCATCAAGCGGTTCAACCTGCCCAAGGAGTTCAACTACATCCGCATCTTCCATCGCCTGGCCGACAGCCAGGGCAGCTACGCTTCCAACGCGATGGGCAACCTGTGCCAGGAGTTCGAGAACCGGCGCCAGTACCCCAAGGCCGCAGAACACTGGCGGCAGAATATCAAGCGATTCGGCGACGATAGCAACCAGTCCAAGCAGAAGCGCCTGGCGCAGATCGTCGGCAACTGGGGGCTCTTCGAGCCGATCATGACGCAGCCGTCCGGCAAGGGCGCCACCGTCGAGTACCGCTACCGCAACGGCAAGAAGGTCTCCTTCGAGGCCTTCGAGATCAAGGTGCCCAAGCTTCTCGAGGACGTCAAGCAGTACATCAAGGACAACCCCCGGCGGATGGACCACCAGAAGCTCAATGTTGCCGACATCGGCTATCGGCTGGTCTACGAGAACGAGGCCCAGTACATCGGCGCCAAGGTGGCCGGCTGGGACCTGGACCTGACGCCGCGGGCGGCGCATTTTGACAAGCGCATCACCATCGCCACGCCGCTGCAAAAGGCCGGGGCGTATCTGCTGACGGCCAAGATGGAAGACGGCAACGTCAGCCGCGTCATCCTCTGGATCGCCGACACGGCCATCGTCAACAAGCCCCTCGACGGCAAGGCGTACTACTTCATCTGCGACGCGGTGGACGGCCACCCGATCAGCAAGGCCAACGTCGAATTCTTCGGCTACCAGTCCGAGTACGTCAGCCAGCCGCGCGGGCAGGGGTACTACATCTTCCATCACAAGAACTTCGCCGAGTTGACCGACGAGCAGGGCCAGCTCACGTTGGGCAAAGAATGGAACGTCGGCTACAACTGGCTGATCACCGCCACCACGCCGCAGGGCCGAATGGCTTACATGGGCTTCACCGGCATCTGGATCGGGCACTGGTACGACCAGGAATACAACGCGACCAAGGCCTTCACCATTACCGACCGGCCGGTCTACCGCCCGCAGCAGACGGTCAAGTTCAAGGTCTGGATCAACCACGCCAAGTACGACCAGGAAGGCAAGAGCGCCTTCGCCGGCCACAGCTTCACCGTGCAGGTACACAACCCCAAGGGCGAGAAGATTTTTGAAAAGACGCTCAAGGCCGACGACTACGGCGGGATGGACGGCGAGCTGTCGCTGCCCAAGGAAGCGGCGCTGGGCGTTTATCGCATCGGCGTGCCTCACGGCGGGGGTACGTTCCGCGTCGAGGAATACAAGAAGCCCGAGTTCGAGGTCAAGGTCGACGCCCCGACCGACCCGGTGATGCTGGGCGAGAAGATCGAGGCCAAGATCACGGCCAAGTATTACTTCGGCGCCCCGGTCACCAAGGCCAAGGTCAAGTACAAGGTGCTGCGCACCACGCACGAATCGCGCTGGTACCCGATCTGCCGCTGGGACTGGTTCTACGGCAGCGGCTACTGGTGGTACGCGTACGACTACACCTGGTACCCCGGCTGGTACAAGTGGGGCTGCCCGGCGCCGGTGTGGAGCTGGTGGCCGCAGTGGCGCGCCCCGCAACAGCCGGAACTGGTCAGCCAGGCCACCGTGCCTGTCGGGCCTGACGGCGTGGTGAAGGTGCAGATAGACACCGCCGTCGCCAAGGCCATCCACGGCGACAAGGACCACCGCTACGAGATTACGGCCGAGGTCACCGACGAGTCGCGCCGCACGATCACCGGGACCGGTGCAGTGCTGGTGGCGCGCGAGCCGTTCAAGGTCTACACATGGGTGGGCCGCGGGCACTACCGCGTGGGCGACGCGGTCGAGGTCGGCCTGCGCGCCCAGCGCCTCGACGGCAAGGGCGTCAAGGGCAAGGGCACGCTCAAGCTGCTGTCGATCAAGTACGAAAAGGCCAAGCCCGTCGAGACGGTCGTCCAGCAGTGGGACGTCAACACCGACGACGAAGGCAACGCCAGGCACAAGTTCGACGCCAGCCGCGCCGGACAGTACCGCCTGGCGTACACGCTGACCGACAGCAAAGGCCACAGCATTGAGGGCGGGTACGTCTTCACGGTCATCGGCGAAGGGACCGACGGCCGCGACTTCCGCTTCAACCAGATCGAACTGGTGACCGACAAGCAGGACTACAAGCCCGGCGAGAAGGTTGCACTGCAGGTCAACACCGAGCAGCCGGACTCGACCGTGCTGCTGTTCGTGCGGGCGGCAAACGGTGTTTACCAAGCGCCCAAGATCATCCGCCTCAAGGGCAAGACCGTCTCCGAGAGCGTCGAGGTGGTCAAGAAGGACATGCCCAACTTCTTCATCGAGGCCGTCACCGTCAGCGGCGGCAAGATGCACAACACCGTGCGAGAGGTCGTCGTGCCGCCCGAGAAGCGCGTGCTGGACGTGAAGGTCACGCCCTCGGCCGAGAAGTACAAGCCCGGCCAAAAAGCCTCGGTCACCGTCAAGCTGACCGAGCCCAACGGCGAACCGTACAGCGGCTCGACGGTGATCGCGATGTACGACAAGGCCGTCGAGTACATCTCCGGCGGCTCGAACGTGCCGGACATCAAGGAGTTCTTCTGGAAGTGGCGGCGGCACCATCAGAGCCAAGGCCAGACCAGCCTGCAAAAAGGCAGCGGCAACCTGCTCAAGCGAGATGAGATCGGCATGAGCTTCCTGGGCATCTTCGGATACCTCGTCGTCGAAGAGGTGACCGAGGGTGAGGAAGGCAAGCCTACAGACGGCGACAGCGAAGTCACCACCGCAGGTGGCTATGGATACTCAGGGGGTAGAAACGGACGTGGCGGGCCCATGCCTATGGCAGCCAAGTCCATGCGCATGCGGTCGGCCGACGGTCCGGCGATGGAAGCGGCGGGCGCACCCGCGGCCGCAATGGCGGATATGGCGATGAACGGTATGGCCGGTGAGAAGAAGGCCGAGGCCGGTCCCGGCGGCGGGCAGGCTGCCCCGA
This Planctomycetaceae bacterium DNA region includes the following protein-coding sequences:
- a CDS encoding prepilin-type N-terminal cleavage/methylation domain-containing protein is translated as MRVKAFTLIEILIVVVILGIIAAVAIPQIFGMGDMGKLSTLKMNLSAVRGQIELYRLHHGGAFPTDLVRQITTRTDPQGNPGTECGPYLAQFPVNPFVAAAADEVDDAKGGGNKGWYYNPATGEFTPDDDAHLAL
- a CDS encoding MG2 domain-containing protein, with the protein product MRRLKKLVTSVLVLAVAALSLATLEAQQAQTPSGLRSRAQKLQRDGNYKDAYELFSRLAKKESDDPAQTPSDLHNAVACLANLNRYDQADAFVEDVIKARAGQWRTLQAAGQIYLNTLPHYGYIIAGKFERGHHRGGGQYTYSYERDRVRALQLMQQAMEQIKAGDDKGEVASFYWNLAQMLLGNRGWQESWRLQYLTDLKELPDYGEGADREPPQGAPVDENGVPVYYTVPESWAKAANDGQRWRWALAEVARNNPAMISQVDYHFAQFLQAQFGVQTLQEYRWFFGRFDSDDTSKKNESGTWALHTLGEDETIAKLATGIKRFNLPKEFNYIRIFHRLADSQGSYASNAMGNLCQEFENRRQYPKAAEHWRQNIKRFGDDSNQSKQKRLAQIVGNWGLFEPIMTQPSGKGATVEYRYRNGKKVSFEAFEIKVPKLLEDVKQYIKDNPRRMDHQKLNVADIGYRLVYENEAQYIGAKVAGWDLDLTPRAAHFDKRITIATPLQKAGAYLLTAKMEDGNVSRVILWIADTAIVNKPLDGKAYYFICDAVDGHPISKANVEFFGYQSEYVSQPRGQGYYIFHHKNFAELTDEQGQLTLGKEWNVGYNWLITATTPQGRMAYMGFTGIWIGHWYDQEYNATKAFTITDRPVYRPQQTVKFKVWINHAKYDQEGKSAFAGHSFTVQVHNPKGEKIFEKTLKADDYGGMDGELSLPKEAALGVYRIGVPHGGGTFRVEEYKKPEFEVKVDAPTDPVMLGEKIEAKITAKYYFGAPVTKAKVKYKVLRTTHESRWYPICRWDWFYGSGYWWYAYDYTWYPGWYKWGCPAPVWSWWPQWRAPQQPELVSQATVPVGPDGVVKVQIDTAVAKAIHGDKDHRYEITAEVTDESRRTITGTGAVLVAREPFKVYTWVGRGHYRVGDAVEVGLRAQRLDGKGVKGKGTLKLLSIKYEKAKPVETVVQQWDVNTDDEGNARHKFDASRAGQYRLAYTLTDSKGHSIEGGYVFTVIGEGTDGRDFRFNQIELVTDKQDYKPGEKVALQVNTEQPDSTVLLFVRAANGVYQAPKIIRLKGKTVSESVEVVKKDMPNFFIEAVTVSGGKMHNTVREVVVPPEKRVLDVKVTPSAEKYKPGQKASVTVKLTEPNGEPYSGSTVIAMYDKAVEYISGGSNVPDIKEFFWKWRRHHQSQGQTSLQKGSGNLLKRDEIGMSFLGIFGYLVVEEVTEGEEGKPTDGDSEVTTAGGYGYSGGRNGRGGPMPMAAKSMRMRSADGPAMEAAGAPAAAMADMAMNGMAGEKKAEAGPGGGQAAPMVQPTVRTNFADTAFWAAAVQTGKDGTAKIELTMPENLTTWKTKVWAMGEGTKCGEGSAEVITTKDLIVRLQAPRFFVQKDEVVLSANVHNYLKTKKRVKVVLELEGNTLEPILDIKTSPAGYLSRNVEVDANGELRVDWRVKVTQPGNAVIRVKAMTDEESDAMQMEFPVYVHGMLKTESFSGALRPEDKKGVIDIAVPAERRPDESRLEIRYSPTLAGAMVDALPYLMSYPYGCTEQTLNRFLPTIITRKVLIGMGLNLKDIQAKRSNLNAQEIGDDAERAKQWRRQFDPVFDDALAADMAKAGVEKLLSMQCSDGGWGWFSGWGEHSWPHTTAVVVHGLRLAQDNDLAVPPAAFARGVAWLKNYQAQEVRELKNAKTKTQPWKEHADNLDAFVYMVLVDEKADNKDMREFLYRDRNGLSVYAKAMFGLACHKVKDIEKRDMLRQNIEQFLIQDDENQTAYLRLGNEGYWWCWYGSEYEAQGYYLKLLAAVDPKGKTASRLVKYLLNNRKHATYWNSTRDTAIIVEAFGDYIRASGEDKPDLTVQILIDGKAVKEVKINKDNLFSYDNKLVLEGKAITTGKHRIELVKSGTGPLYYNAYLTNFTLEDPITKAGLEIKVERKYYKLVQVDKSVKTAGSRGQAVDEKVEKYKREPLKNLDELVSGDMVEIELELASKNDYEYIVFEDMKPAGFEPVEVRSGYTQSGLGAYMELRDERVVFFVRALARGNHSISYRMRAEIPGKFSALPTKASAMYAPELKANSDEIKLRVRD